One Nocardia farcinica genomic region harbors:
- a CDS encoding cytochrome P450, whose protein sequence is MTLVKPRRVSGGEHEHGHLEEFRTDPIALMRRVRQECGDVGAFELAGKQVILLSGAEANEFFFRSGDEDLDQGAAYPFMKPIFGEGVVFDASPERRKEMLHNSALRAEQMRGHATTIAAEVDRMIAGWDDEGEIDLLDFFAELTIYTSSACLIGVKFRNELDDRFARLYHELERGTDALAYVDPYAPIESFRRRDEARAALVALVQAIMDERAANPPADKSDRDLLDVLVSVPNEDGGPRFSASEITGIFISMMFAGHHTTSGTAAWTVIELLRHPELRDRVVAELDELFADGKDVSFHALRQIPLLEATLKETLRMHPPLIILMRVAQGDFEVCGHHIAAGDHVAATPAISNRLPEDFPDPDTFDPGRYIDPNQEDLVNRWTWIPFGAGRHRCVGAAFALMQLKAIFSILLRDWEFEMAQPSESYRNDHSKMVVQLQQPCRVRYRRRVRTS, encoded by the coding sequence ATGACTCTGGTGAAACCACGGCGGGTCTCCGGCGGCGAACACGAGCACGGGCATCTCGAGGAGTTCCGCACCGATCCGATCGCCCTCATGCGGCGGGTGCGGCAGGAGTGCGGCGATGTCGGCGCCTTCGAACTCGCGGGCAAGCAGGTCATCCTGCTCAGCGGCGCGGAAGCCAACGAGTTCTTCTTCCGTTCCGGGGACGAGGACCTCGACCAGGGCGCGGCCTACCCGTTCATGAAACCGATCTTCGGCGAGGGCGTCGTCTTCGACGCCAGCCCCGAACGCCGCAAGGAGATGCTGCACAACTCCGCCCTGCGCGCCGAGCAGATGCGCGGGCACGCCACCACCATCGCCGCCGAGGTGGACCGGATGATCGCCGGATGGGACGACGAGGGCGAGATCGACCTGCTCGACTTCTTCGCCGAACTGACCATCTACACGTCCTCGGCCTGCCTGATCGGCGTGAAGTTCCGCAACGAACTCGACGATCGCTTCGCCAGGCTCTACCACGAGCTCGAGCGCGGCACCGACGCGCTCGCCTACGTGGATCCCTACGCCCCGATCGAGAGCTTCCGCCGCCGCGACGAAGCCCGCGCCGCGCTGGTCGCGCTGGTGCAGGCCATCATGGACGAGCGTGCGGCGAACCCGCCCGCCGACAAGTCCGACCGGGATCTGCTCGACGTGCTGGTCTCGGTGCCGAACGAGGACGGCGGTCCGCGCTTCTCGGCCAGCGAGATCACCGGCATCTTCATCTCGATGATGTTCGCCGGTCACCACACCACCTCGGGCACCGCGGCCTGGACGGTCATCGAACTGCTGCGCCATCCCGAGCTGCGCGACCGCGTGGTGGCCGAGCTGGACGAGTTGTTCGCCGACGGCAAGGATGTCAGCTTCCACGCGCTGCGCCAGATCCCGCTGCTGGAGGCGACGCTGAAGGAGACGCTGCGGATGCACCCGCCGCTGATCATCCTCATGCGGGTCGCGCAGGGCGATTTCGAGGTGTGCGGGCACCACATCGCGGCGGGCGACCACGTCGCGGCGACCCCGGCCATCTCCAACCGCCTGCCCGAGGACTTCCCCGACCCCGACACCTTCGACCCCGGCCGCTACATCGACCCGAACCAGGAGGATCTGGTCAACCGCTGGACCTGGATCCCGTTCGGCGCGGGCAGGCACCGCTGCGTCGGCGCGGCGTTCGCGCTCATGCAGCTGAAGGCGATCTTCTCGATCCTGTTGCGGGACTGGGAATTCGAGATGGCTCAGCCGTCGGAGAGCTACCGCAACGACCACTCCAAGATGGTGGTGCAGTTGCAACAGCCCTGCCGGGTGCGTTACCGCCGCCGGGTCAGGACCAGCTGA
- a CDS encoding FAD-dependent oxidoreductase, whose translation MAYVITQRCCNDASCVAECPVDCIRPRPEDPEFTSAEMLYIDPETCIDCGACFEACPVGAVYAEDELPAQLDRYREINADWFARHPMTTDLPLPAPPARLPAHLGTLRVAIVGTGPAACYAAEHLLAAGNVEVEMFDRLPTPWGLVRHGVAPDHGQTRAVAEMFAAAIKRDAVQLHLNVTVGEHVAQAELLDSCHAVIYAVGASADRELGIPGENLPGSHSGTDFVAWYNGHPEHADLAVDLSGERAVVIGNGNVALDIARVLTADPDELARTDIADHALAALRHSRIREVVVLGRRGPAQAAYTGPEFLALAHLSGVDVIVDPADLAPGPGTAVPEGDDAARRKVALAHEYASAAVGSGRRRIRFGYRAAPTAILGTDRVTGVEYARTRVRQTADGVVADRTEDRAHIEASLVLRATGYRGVPVPDVPFDPERGIVPNTAGRVLDAPGGRPVPGLYVTGWIKRGARGVIGSNRGDSAETVQALLADFRAGLLPTPAGDRTALTALIRTRQPDVVDRTAWQDIDRAERAAGAATGRPRVKLTSVEALLATARRG comes from the coding sequence ATGGCCTACGTCATCACCCAGCGCTGCTGCAACGACGCCAGTTGCGTGGCCGAATGCCCGGTGGACTGCATCCGGCCGCGCCCGGAGGACCCCGAGTTCACCTCGGCGGAGATGCTCTACATCGACCCGGAGACCTGCATCGACTGCGGGGCGTGCTTCGAGGCCTGCCCGGTCGGGGCGGTCTACGCCGAGGACGAGTTGCCCGCGCAGCTGGACCGCTACCGCGAGATCAACGCCGACTGGTTCGCTCGGCACCCGATGACCACCGATCTGCCGCTCCCGGCGCCGCCCGCGCGGCTGCCCGCCCACCTGGGCACCCTGCGAGTCGCGATCGTGGGCACCGGTCCCGCCGCCTGCTACGCCGCCGAGCATCTGCTGGCCGCGGGCAACGTCGAGGTGGAGATGTTCGACCGGCTGCCCACCCCGTGGGGCCTGGTCCGCCACGGGGTGGCGCCCGATCACGGCCAGACCAGGGCGGTGGCGGAGATGTTCGCCGCGGCCATCAAGCGCGACGCGGTCCAGCTGCATCTCAATGTCACTGTCGGCGAGCATGTCGCCCAGGCCGAATTGTTGGACAGCTGTCACGCGGTGATCTACGCGGTCGGCGCCTCGGCCGACCGGGAGCTCGGCATCCCCGGCGAAAACCTGCCGGGCAGCCATTCCGGCACCGATTTCGTCGCCTGGTACAACGGCCATCCCGAGCACGCGGACCTCGCCGTCGATCTGTCCGGCGAGCGCGCGGTGGTGATCGGCAACGGCAACGTCGCCCTCGACATCGCCCGCGTGCTCACCGCCGACCCCGACGAGCTGGCCCGCACCGACATCGCCGACCACGCGCTGGCCGCGCTGCGGCACTCGCGCATCCGCGAGGTGGTCGTGCTCGGCAGGCGCGGCCCGGCGCAGGCGGCCTACACCGGTCCCGAATTCCTCGCCCTCGCACACCTGTCCGGGGTGGACGTGATCGTCGACCCCGCCGATCTGGCGCCGGGGCCGGGCACCGCCGTGCCCGAGGGCGACGACGCCGCCCGCCGCAAGGTGGCGCTGGCCCACGAATACGCCTCGGCCGCGGTGGGTTCGGGCCGCCGTCGGATCCGCTTCGGCTACCGCGCCGCCCCCACCGCGATCCTCGGGACGGACCGGGTCACCGGTGTGGAGTACGCGCGCACCCGCGTGCGGCAGACCGCCGACGGCGTGGTCGCCGACCGCACCGAAGACCGGGCGCACATCGAGGCGTCGCTGGTCCTGCGCGCGACCGGCTACCGGGGCGTGCCGGTGCCCGACGTGCCGTTCGACCCCGAGCGCGGCATCGTGCCCAACACGGCCGGTCGCGTCCTCGACGCGCCCGGCGGCAGGCCGGTGCCCGGGTTGTACGTCACCGGCTGGATCAAACGCGGCGCCCGCGGCGTGATCGGCTCCAACCGCGGCGATTCCGCCGAAACCGTGCAGGCCCTGCTCGCCGACTTCCGTGCCGGACTGCTACCCACCCCGGCCGGTGACCGCACCGCCCTGACCGCACTGATCCGCACTCGGCAACCCGACGTGGTTGACCGCACCGCCTGGCAGGACATCGACCGCGCCGAACGCGCCGCGGGAGCCGCGACCGGCCGCCCCCGCGTCAAACTCACCAGCGTCGAAGCCCTGCTCGCCACCGCCCGCCGCGGCTGA
- a CDS encoding cytochrome P450 translates to MSAPSLPPGFDFTDPGLWARRRPVEEFALLRRTAPVWWNPQADADSGGFHDGGYWVVSKLADIKEISRHPELFSSQLKGSIIRLPGDITPQQMNETGALLLNMDPPKHSKIRRIIAKGFTPRAVESLRAALTERAERIVHEAKRAGSGDFVEQVACELPLQAIAELLGVPQEDRRKVFDWSNQMLNYDDPEYGDPAMASAEILGYAWNMAEQRRACPAEDIVTELVHADVDGDGLASDEFGFFVILLSVAGNETTRNAITHGMKAFVDHPEQWERFKAERPRTAPDEIVRWATPVTVFQRTATADVELGGQTIGAGQRVGLFYGSANFDEDGFDDPFTFDIGRNPNPHVGFGGTGTHYCVGANLARLEIDLMFNAIADAMPDLRQLAEPVRLRNGWIHGIKSWQVAYE, encoded by the coding sequence ATGAGCGCACCGTCGCTGCCCCCGGGCTTCGACTTCACCGACCCCGGCCTGTGGGCCCGGCGCCGTCCCGTCGAGGAGTTCGCGCTGTTGCGCCGCACCGCGCCGGTCTGGTGGAATCCGCAGGCCGACGCGGACTCCGGCGGCTTCCACGACGGCGGCTACTGGGTGGTGAGCAAGCTCGCCGACATCAAGGAGATCTCGCGCCATCCGGAACTCTTCTCCTCCCAGCTCAAGGGCTCCATCATCCGGCTGCCCGGCGACATCACCCCGCAGCAGATGAACGAGACCGGCGCGCTGCTGCTGAACATGGACCCGCCCAAGCACTCCAAGATCCGCCGGATCATCGCCAAGGGTTTCACCCCGCGGGCGGTGGAGAGCCTGCGCGCCGCGCTCACCGAACGCGCCGAACGCATCGTGCACGAGGCGAAGCGGGCGGGCAGCGGCGATTTCGTCGAACAGGTCGCCTGCGAGCTGCCGCTACAGGCGATCGCCGAACTGCTCGGCGTGCCGCAGGAGGACCGCCGCAAGGTCTTCGACTGGTCGAACCAGATGCTCAACTACGACGACCCCGAGTACGGCGACCCGGCGATGGCCTCGGCCGAAATCCTCGGTTACGCCTGGAACATGGCCGAACAGCGCCGAGCCTGCCCGGCCGAGGACATCGTCACCGAGCTCGTGCACGCCGACGTGGACGGCGACGGGCTGGCCTCCGACGAGTTCGGCTTCTTCGTCATCCTGCTGTCGGTGGCGGGCAACGAGACCACCCGCAACGCCATCACCCACGGCATGAAGGCCTTCGTCGACCACCCCGAGCAGTGGGAGCGGTTCAAAGCCGAACGCCCGCGCACCGCGCCCGACGAGATCGTGCGCTGGGCCACCCCGGTGACCGTCTTCCAGCGCACCGCCACCGCAGACGTGGAACTGGGCGGGCAGACCATCGGGGCCGGCCAGCGCGTCGGATTGTTCTACGGCTCGGCCAATTTCGACGAGGACGGCTTCGACGACCCGTTCACCTTCGACATCGGCCGCAACCCCAACCCGCACGTCGGCTTCGGCGGCACCGGCACCCACTACTGCGTCGGCGCCAACCTCGCCCGCCTCGAAATCGACCTGATGTTCAACGCCATCGCCGACGCCATGCCCGACCTGCGCCAGCTCGCCGAGCCGGTCCGCCTGCGCAACGGCTGGATCCACGGCATCAAGAGCTGGCAGGTCGCCTACGAATAG
- a CDS encoding NAD(P)H-dependent amine dehydrogenase family protein yields MADQPLRVIQWATGGVGRAAIEGVLGHPGLELVGAWVHSPDKDGRDLGTLVGRAEIGVRASTDADALLALPADCVIYSPMTADTAVMRAILRSGKNLVTPLGWFHPAGKQRAGFDAVCREAGVTLHGTGIHPGGMTDKLPIVLSAFSGSITEVHAHEYSDIRTYGAPDVVREWMRFGATPTEATGGHMAAMLAGGYGQSVRMIADALGFALDDEVRTVHEVAVATAPIESPIGVIEPGLVAGQRIRWEGTVDGAAVVTVGVNWLMGEDDLDPPWRFGPAGERYDIRIVGDPGTHAVITGMHAHSTAAGLARHPGIVATAMHCVNSVPAVVAAEPGVRTYLDLPLLGGVAAGPVHRAAAPAGDHPHS; encoded by the coding sequence ATGGCAGACCAACCTCTGCGGGTCATCCAGTGGGCCACCGGCGGGGTGGGGCGCGCCGCGATCGAGGGCGTCCTCGGCCATCCCGGCCTGGAGCTCGTCGGGGCGTGGGTGCACAGCCCGGACAAGGACGGCCGGGACCTCGGCACGCTGGTCGGGCGCGCCGAGATCGGGGTGCGGGCGAGCACCGACGCCGACGCCCTGCTCGCGCTGCCCGCCGACTGCGTGATCTACAGTCCGATGACGGCCGACACCGCGGTGATGCGGGCGATCCTGCGCTCCGGCAAGAACCTCGTCACCCCGCTGGGCTGGTTCCATCCGGCGGGCAAGCAGCGCGCGGGCTTCGACGCGGTGTGCCGGGAGGCCGGCGTCACCCTGCACGGCACCGGCATCCACCCCGGTGGCATGACCGACAAGCTGCCGATCGTGCTCTCGGCGTTCTCCGGTTCGATCACCGAGGTGCACGCGCACGAGTACTCCGACATCCGCACCTATGGCGCCCCCGACGTGGTACGCGAATGGATGCGCTTCGGCGCCACCCCGACCGAGGCGACCGGCGGACACATGGCGGCGATGCTCGCCGGCGGCTACGGCCAGTCGGTGCGGATGATCGCCGACGCGCTCGGATTCGCCCTCGACGACGAGGTGCGCACCGTGCACGAGGTCGCCGTGGCCACCGCGCCCATCGAATCACCGATCGGGGTCATCGAACCCGGCCTGGTGGCCGGACAGCGCATCCGCTGGGAGGGCACCGTCGACGGCGCGGCGGTGGTGACGGTCGGGGTGAACTGGCTGATGGGGGAGGACGACCTCGACCCGCCGTGGCGGTTCGGTCCGGCGGGCGAACGCTACGACATCCGGATCGTCGGCGACCCCGGCACGCACGCGGTGATCACCGGCATGCACGCGCACAGCACCGCGGCGGGCCTGGCACGGCATCCCGGCATCGTCGCCACGGCCATGCACTGCGTCAACTCCGTGCCCGCCGTGGTCGCCGCCGAGCCGGGCGTGCGCACCTATCTCGACCTGCCGCTGCTGGGTGGTGTCGCCGCGGGGCCCGTGCACCGCGCCGCCGCTCCCGCCGGCGACCACCCGCATTCCTAG
- a CDS encoding nuclear transport factor 2 family protein, whose amino-acid sequence MTGYEREELDEMVRRWVAENQRCEEKGDWKPLAELYTEDATYGWNYGPTQEFMAVGRAEIRELALGQEMLGLEGWTYPYQEFVVDDRSGSVIGLWKQVADATRPDGSHYTVNGIGGSWFRYGGNFQWSWQRDFFDFGNVSALFLEMITADALSPGMQQRIQRSTSGTRLPGWYKIGESPVPLW is encoded by the coding sequence ATGACGGGTTACGAGCGCGAAGAACTCGACGAGATGGTGCGCCGCTGGGTCGCGGAGAACCAGCGATGCGAGGAGAAGGGCGACTGGAAGCCGCTGGCCGAGCTGTACACCGAGGACGCCACCTACGGCTGGAACTACGGGCCCACCCAGGAGTTCATGGCGGTCGGCCGGGCGGAGATCCGCGAGCTCGCCCTCGGACAGGAGATGCTCGGCCTGGAGGGCTGGACCTATCCGTACCAGGAGTTCGTGGTCGACGACCGCAGCGGTTCGGTGATCGGACTGTGGAAGCAGGTCGCCGACGCCACCCGCCCGGACGGCAGCCACTACACGGTCAACGGCATCGGCGGCAGCTGGTTCCGCTACGGCGGCAACTTCCAATGGTCCTGGCAGCGTGACTTCTTCGACTTCGGCAACGTCTCGGCGCTGTTCCTGGAGATGATCACCGCCGACGCGCTCTCGCCCGGCATGCAGCAGCGCATCCAGCGCTCCACCTCCGGCACGCGACTGCCGGGCTGGTACAAGATCGGCGAGTCGCCGGTCCCGCTCTGGTGA
- a CDS encoding ferredoxin, protein MRIVVDLDLCQGHAMCQAEAPEVFRVPKRGQVEILDPAPGPGLRAQVADAVRYCPTQALSLVEDEDDSTAKGTHR, encoded by the coding sequence GTGAGGATCGTGGTCGACCTGGACCTGTGCCAGGGGCACGCGATGTGCCAGGCCGAGGCGCCGGAGGTGTTCCGGGTGCCCAAGCGCGGCCAGGTCGAGATCCTCGATCCCGCCCCAGGTCCGGGGCTGCGCGCGCAGGTCGCCGACGCCGTCCGCTACTGCCCCACCCAAGCTCTGTCGCTCGTCGAGGACGAGGACGATTCCACTGCGAAAGGGACACACCGATGA
- a CDS encoding SDR family oxidoreductase, whose product MPRFDPHPARRPALIAGASSGIGAATAVALAALGHPVALGARRVELCEEIAGKIRADGGTALAHRLDVTDDASVDAFVTAAEAAHGPTEMLVSGAGDIEFGPVGEMAPDQFVKQVQVHLVGAHRMVHRVLPGMTARRRGDIVLISSDCADHPRPHTGAYSAAKAGVEAMAVQLRMELEGTGIRASLVRPGPTQTGMGMTSAPEVVGPMLEAWQEWGFARHPYFLRASQLADAVVAVVSAPRGAHLVLVEVQPEAPLKPRPEADS is encoded by the coding sequence ATGCCCCGTTTCGACCCCCATCCCGCGCGCAGGCCCGCGCTGATCGCGGGCGCGTCCTCGGGCATCGGCGCCGCCACGGCCGTGGCGCTGGCCGCGCTCGGACACCCCGTCGCCCTGGGCGCCCGCCGGGTCGAGCTGTGCGAGGAGATCGCCGGGAAGATCCGCGCCGACGGCGGCACCGCACTGGCGCACCGCCTCGACGTGACCGACGACGCCTCGGTGGACGCGTTCGTCACCGCCGCCGAGGCCGCCCACGGGCCCACCGAGATGCTGGTGTCCGGCGCCGGGGACATCGAATTCGGGCCGGTAGGGGAGATGGCGCCGGACCAGTTCGTGAAGCAGGTGCAGGTGCACCTGGTCGGCGCGCACCGCATGGTGCACCGGGTGCTGCCGGGCATGACGGCGCGCCGGCGCGGCGACATCGTGCTCATCAGCTCCGACTGCGCCGACCACCCGCGTCCGCACACCGGCGCCTACAGCGCGGCCAAGGCCGGTGTCGAGGCGATGGCGGTGCAGTTGCGGATGGAACTGGAGGGCACCGGGATCCGGGCGTCGCTGGTGCGGCCGGGGCCCACCCAGACCGGGATGGGCATGACCTCGGCGCCGGAGGTCGTCGGGCCCATGCTGGAGGCCTGGCAGGAGTGGGGCTTCGCCCGGCACCCGTACTTCCTGCGGGCGTCGCAGCTGGCCGACGCGGTGGTCGCGGTGGTCAGCGCGCCGCGCGGCGCCCACCTGGTGCTGGTGGAGGTGCAGCCGGAAGCGCCCCTGAAGCCGCGGCCGGAGGCGGACTCGTGA
- a CDS encoding cytochrome P450, protein MTAASSEPVIFDPYDYAFHEDPYPVYARLRAEAPLYHNPELDFWALSRHADVTAAFRDATRLSSANGVSLDPAAWGPHAHRTMSFLAMDDPRHMRMRKLVYKGFTPRRVAEMETRIREITLSYLEPALERGRLDWIDEFAGKLPMDVISELMGVPEPDRAEIRRLADLVVHREDGVLDVPDAAIDASLRLVGYYADMVKDRRADPTDDLTSALLDAEIDGDSLSDDEIIGFMFLMVVAGNETTTKLLGNAVYWAARNPAEYAKVAADPDRVPDWVEETLRYDTSSQMVARSATTDIDYHGGTIPAGAKVLLLIGSANRDSAAFDDADSYRIDRHDTSALASFGAGVHFCLGAHLARLEANVALREFATRVTEYTVVTEGIERVHSTNVRGFAHLPITVEVH, encoded by the coding sequence ATGACGGCGGCATCGTCGGAACCGGTGATCTTCGACCCCTACGACTACGCCTTCCACGAGGATCCCTATCCGGTCTACGCGCGGCTGCGCGCCGAGGCGCCGCTCTACCACAATCCGGAGCTGGACTTCTGGGCGCTGTCCAGGCACGCCGACGTCACCGCGGCCTTCCGTGACGCCACCCGGCTCTCCAGCGCCAACGGCGTCTCGCTCGACCCGGCCGCCTGGGGCCCGCACGCGCATCGCACCATGTCGTTCCTGGCGATGGACGACCCGCGGCACATGCGCATGCGCAAACTGGTCTACAAGGGGTTCACCCCGCGCCGGGTCGCCGAGATGGAGACCAGGATTCGCGAGATCACGCTGTCCTACCTCGAGCCCGCGCTCGAGCGCGGGCGGCTGGACTGGATCGACGAGTTCGCGGGCAAGCTGCCGATGGACGTCATCTCCGAGCTGATGGGCGTGCCCGAGCCGGACCGCGCCGAGATCCGCAGGCTGGCCGATCTGGTCGTGCACCGCGAGGACGGCGTGCTGGACGTGCCCGACGCGGCGATCGACGCCTCGCTGCGGCTGGTCGGCTACTACGCCGACATGGTGAAGGACCGTCGGGCCGACCCCACCGACGACCTCACCTCGGCCCTGCTCGACGCCGAGATCGACGGCGACTCGCTCTCCGACGACGAGATCATCGGCTTCATGTTCCTGATGGTGGTGGCGGGCAACGAGACCACCACCAAACTGCTGGGCAACGCGGTCTACTGGGCCGCGCGCAACCCCGCCGAGTACGCCAAGGTCGCCGCCGATCCCGACCGGGTACCGGACTGGGTGGAGGAGACGTTGCGGTACGACACCTCGAGTCAGATGGTCGCCCGCAGCGCCACCACCGACATCGACTACCACGGCGGCACCATTCCCGCGGGCGCCAAGGTGCTGCTGCTGATCGGCTCGGCCAACCGGGATTCGGCGGCCTTCGACGACGCCGACAGCTACCGCATCGACCGGCACGACACCAGCGCGCTGGCCAGCTTCGGCGCGGGCGTGCACTTCTGCCTCGGCGCGCACCTGGCCCGGCTGGAGGCCAATGTCGCGCTGCGCGAATTCGCCACGCGCGTCACCGAGTACACCGTGGTCACCGAGGGCATCGAGCGGGTGCACTCGACCAACGTCCGCGGGTTCGCCCACCTGCCCATCACCGTGGAGGTGCACTGA
- a CDS encoding carboxymuconolactone decarboxylase family protein, translating to MTAPHPPTGAENPGPTVRERGLAKMAEVYGFDFADGTDELFALTADHLFAGIWSRPGLSVRDRRLLLLGALTAGGLPDVASIQVSAALHNGECTGEQLHAIARFLGTQLDPAQGDALDEVVTAALGA from the coding sequence ATGACCGCGCCGCACCCGCCCACCGGCGCCGAGAACCCCGGACCGACCGTGCGCGAGCGCGGGCTGGCCAAGATGGCCGAGGTCTACGGCTTCGACTTCGCCGACGGCACCGACGAGCTCTTCGCCCTGACCGCCGACCACCTCTTCGCCGGCATCTGGTCGCGGCCCGGGCTGAGCGTGCGCGATCGCAGGTTGCTACTGCTGGGCGCCCTCACCGCGGGTGGCCTGCCGGACGTCGCGAGCATCCAGGTGAGCGCCGCGCTGCACAACGGGGAGTGCACCGGCGAGCAGCTGCACGCGATCGCCCGATTTCTCGGCACGCAGCTCGACCCCGCGCAGGGCGACGCACTCGACGAGGTTGTCACCGCCGCGCTCGGCGCGTGA
- a CDS encoding LLM class F420-dependent oxidoreductase — MRFGIVLFTSDRGITPAAAARAAEDFGFHSFYVPEHTHIPVKREAAHPQTGDASLPDDRYMRTLDPWVSLAMAAAVTERIELATAVALPVEHDAITLAKTIASLDHLSGGRVLLGAGFGWNTDELADHKVPAGKRRTVLREYLEGMRALWRDDEAEYHGEHLDFGPSWAWPKPVRRDVPVLIGAAGTEKTFRWIARSADGWITTPGETDITDRLALLRSIWTEAGRPGAPRVVALDIKPDAQRLAEWRAAGVTDVLYGLPDKPEEQVRAYLERLAAKLAVPAGEGN, encoded by the coding sequence ATGCGCTTCGGCATCGTTCTCTTCACCAGCGACCGCGGGATCACCCCGGCCGCGGCGGCCCGCGCGGCCGAGGATTTCGGCTTCCACTCCTTCTACGTTCCCGAGCACACCCACATTCCGGTCAAACGCGAGGCCGCGCATCCACAGACCGGTGACGCGAGCCTGCCCGACGACCGCTACATGCGCACCCTCGATCCGTGGGTCTCCCTCGCCATGGCGGCCGCGGTCACCGAACGCATCGAACTGGCGACCGCGGTCGCGCTGCCGGTCGAGCACGACGCGATCACCCTCGCCAAGACCATCGCCTCGCTGGACCACCTCTCCGGCGGCCGGGTGCTGCTCGGCGCCGGATTCGGCTGGAACACCGACGAACTCGCCGACCACAAGGTGCCCGCGGGCAAGCGCCGCACGGTGTTGCGCGAATACCTCGAGGGCATGCGGGCGCTGTGGCGCGACGACGAGGCCGAGTATCACGGCGAACACCTCGACTTCGGTCCCAGCTGGGCCTGGCCCAAGCCGGTGCGCCGCGACGTGCCGGTGCTGATCGGCGCGGCGGGCACCGAGAAGACCTTCCGCTGGATCGCCCGCTCGGCCGACGGCTGGATCACCACCCCGGGCGAAACCGACATCACCGACCGGCTCGCGCTGCTGCGGTCGATCTGGACGGAAGCGGGCAGGCCGGGAGCGCCCCGGGTGGTCGCACTCGACATCAAACCCGACGCGCAGCGGCTCGCGGAATGGCGGGCCGCCGGAGTGACCGACGTGTTGTACGGTTTGCCCGACAAGCCCGAGGAACAGGTGCGGGCCTATCTGGAGCGCCTGGCCGCCAAACTGGCCGTCCCGGCCGGGGAAGGGAACTGA
- a CDS encoding glycosyltransferase family 4 protein: MRIALLSYRSKTHCGGQGVYVRKLSAGLAELGHEVEVFSGQPYPEDLDPRVRLTEVPSLDLYRDSDPFRTPHPREIRDRIDLLELVTMWTAGFPEPRTFSLRAARLLRERARDFDVVHDNQCLGSGLLDIAEFLPVVATVHHPITRDRAVDLAAAPWRRKPLVRRWYGFLGMQQRVARRIPDLVTVSSSSAADIVADFGVDPGRLNVVPLGVDTTLFAPRAAPRVAGRIVAVASADKPLKGVAHLLRACARLRVTHRIELQLVAKLEPEGPTEKLIAELGLSDIVTVRAGLSDADLADLLASAEIACIPSLYEGFSLPAVEAMASGTPLVVSRTGALPEVVGEPGVCADLITPGDADELAAALGALFDAPLRRQAMATACRARAVSVFSWESVAAQTARIYLRAIARTGSRALDNAQEVPRAHR, encoded by the coding sequence GTGCGGATCGCCCTGCTGTCCTACCGGAGCAAGACCCACTGCGGCGGACAGGGCGTCTACGTCCGCAAGCTCAGCGCGGGGCTGGCCGAACTCGGACACGAGGTGGAGGTGTTCTCGGGTCAGCCGTACCCGGAGGACCTCGATCCGCGTGTGCGCCTCACCGAGGTGCCCAGCCTCGACCTCTACCGCGATTCCGACCCGTTCCGCACCCCGCATCCGCGCGAGATCCGCGACCGGATCGACCTGTTGGAGCTGGTGACCATGTGGACCGCGGGCTTCCCCGAGCCGCGCACCTTCAGCCTGCGCGCCGCGCGACTGCTGCGCGAGCGCGCACGCGACTTCGACGTGGTGCACGACAACCAGTGCCTGGGCAGCGGGCTGCTCGACATCGCCGAGTTCCTGCCGGTGGTGGCCACCGTGCACCACCCCATCACCCGCGACCGCGCGGTGGACCTGGCCGCCGCACCCTGGCGACGCAAACCGCTGGTTCGGCGCTGGTACGGCTTCCTCGGCATGCAGCAACGGGTCGCGCGCAGGATCCCCGACCTGGTCACCGTGTCGAGTTCGTCGGCCGCCGACATCGTGGCCGACTTCGGCGTCGACCCCGGCCGGCTCAACGTGGTGCCGCTCGGCGTGGACACCACCCTGTTCGCGCCGCGGGCGGCCCCGCGGGTCGCGGGCCGCATCGTCGCGGTGGCCAGCGCCGACAAGCCGCTCAAGGGCGTGGCGCATCTGCTGCGGGCCTGCGCGCGGCTGCGGGTGACCCACCGGATCGAACTGCAGCTGGTCGCCAAGCTCGAACCCGAGGGTCCCACCGAGAAGCTCATCGCCGAACTCGGCCTGTCCGACATCGTCACCGTGCGTGCCGGCCTCAGCGACGCGGACTTGGCCGATCTGCTCGCCTCGGCCGAGATCGCCTGCATCCCTTCGCTGTACGAGGGCTTCTCGTTGCCCGCGGTGGAGGCGATGGCCAGCGGCACGCCGCTGGTGGTCAGCCGTACCGGCGCGCTGCCGGAGGTGGTCGGCGAACCGGGGGTCTGCGCCGATCTGATCACCCCCGGCGACGCCGACGAACTGGCCGCCGCCCTCGGCGCGCTGTTCGACGCGCCGTTGCGCAGGCAGGCGATGGCCACCGCCTGCCGCGCGCGGGCCGTCTCGGTGTTCAGCTGGGAATCGGTCGCCGCCCAGACGGCCCGGATCTACCTGCGTGCGATCGCCCGTACCGGGAGCCGCGCACTCGACAACGCCCAGGAGGTTCCTCGTGCTCACCGTTGA